The following are encoded in a window of Leeia aquatica genomic DNA:
- a CDS encoding MATE family efflux transporter, translating into MLNRARNEARQLVRLALPLIISQIAYVLLGLLDTLMAAPSGAVALAAVSMGSSIWIAVFLSLFGVCSAVGPFVAQYHGANAPDKIRHVTQQAVWLTLGLSALAVLLLLNMRPLLEATGAPAAVIAQAHLFLQGIAIGTPAGLLGRTLGLYASSTSNARPGMFFALGAVVLNIPLNWLLINGHWGLPALGGAGCGWASGISMWLLLPLQLWHLKHSPRYQGFRALQNFSRPHWPTLAQLLRFGLPIGLTFLGEVGAFSSVALFISRLGEVTTAAHQIVTSLSTLTYMLPQGLSIALSIRVAQALGAQQPQDARFRWQVGLLLALLVACGSASLMWLATPARLAYLYHVDLPVLHIASVLLGVAAWYQLSDAIQVCASAALRAYKISTLPMLAMLVAFWCIAMPVGYLLAYRPDLLPGLTLPPLGALGFWLALLLGLTLAAGMLLWALLRVSRQACLHSPPLQPAASTH; encoded by the coding sequence ATGCTGAATCGCGCGCGCAATGAAGCCCGGCAGCTGGTTCGCCTGGCGCTGCCTTTGATCATCAGCCAGATCGCCTATGTGCTGCTGGGGCTGCTGGATACCCTGATGGCGGCCCCCTCCGGCGCAGTGGCTCTGGCGGCAGTGTCTATGGGCAGCAGCATCTGGATCGCCGTGTTTCTCTCCCTGTTTGGCGTCTGCAGCGCGGTAGGACCGTTTGTTGCGCAATATCATGGTGCCAATGCGCCAGACAAGATTCGCCATGTCACCCAGCAAGCCGTGTGGCTGACCTTGGGCCTGTCCGCATTGGCCGTATTGCTGCTGCTGAATATGCGGCCGTTACTGGAGGCGACAGGCGCACCGGCTGCCGTGATTGCCCAGGCTCATCTGTTCTTGCAGGGCATTGCCATCGGCACCCCCGCCGGGCTATTGGGACGAACCTTGGGCCTGTACGCCTCCAGCACCTCCAATGCCCGCCCAGGCATGTTCTTTGCGCTGGGTGCGGTTGTGCTCAACATTCCGCTGAACTGGCTGCTGATCAACGGTCACTGGGGACTACCCGCCTTGGGGGGCGCTGGCTGTGGCTGGGCCAGCGGCATCAGCATGTGGTTGCTGCTGCCCCTGCAGCTGTGGCACCTGAAGCACTCACCGCGCTACCAGGGCTTTCGCGCCTTGCAAAATTTTTCTCGTCCGCACTGGCCCACGCTCGCGCAGCTGTTACGCTTTGGCTTGCCAATCGGCCTGACTTTCCTTGGTGAAGTCGGGGCATTTTCCAGCGTGGCCCTGTTCATCAGCCGCCTGGGCGAAGTCACCACGGCAGCACACCAGATCGTCACCAGCCTGTCGACCCTGACCTATATGCTGCCACAGGGGCTCTCCATTGCTCTGTCCATCCGGGTGGCTCAGGCACTGGGGGCACAGCAGCCGCAAGACGCCCGCTTCCGCTGGCAAGTCGGCCTGCTGCTGGCCCTGCTGGTGGCCTGCGGCAGTGCCAGCCTGATGTGGCTGGCCACCCCGGCGCGTCTGGCTTATCTCTACCATGTCGACCTGCCGGTGCTGCACATCGCCAGCGTGCTGCTGGGGGTGGCGGCCTGGTATCAGTTGTCGGATGCAATACAGGTTTGCGCTTCCGCCGCCCTGCGTGCCTACAAGATCAGTACCCTGCCGATGCTGGCCATGCTCGTCGCGTTCTGGTGCATCGCCATGCCGGTGGGTTACCTGCTGGCTTACCGGCCTGACCTGCTGCCTGGGCTGACCCTGCCACCCTTGGGGGCGCTGGGTTTCTGGCTGGCCTTGCTGCTGGGCCTGACGCTGGCGGCCGGCATGCTGCTGTGGGCCTTGCTCCGGGTCAGCCGCCAGGCCTGCCTGCATTCACCGCCTTTGCAGCCTGCGGCCAGCACGCATTGA
- a CDS encoding MATE family efflux transporter, with translation MTFRTRFAPHIAEGNALARLAGPTIVAGLSQLLMGFVDTVMAGQTGAVSLAGVSLGLNTWVIPFVTLFGLLSAIGPFIANHYGAKTYAQIPGLAMQGIWLALICGVLVVLLLLGCSQLFHLTGAQPEVVAQARVYLYGMIFGTPAALLFRVLTFYSASVSLTRPMMVIGLGSLLLNIPLNWLLIYGHWGLPAMGGAGCGWASGISMWAGFFVMLWHVRRHRNYASFRLPLRLPRPDWSLIKPILRLGATIGVTYLFEVAAFASVSLFLASLGAEVVAGHQIVMNFAALMFMVPSNLGHALTVRIGQHIGAGRPDQARRVSMVALLMVSGFALLSGSLMFLFPMQIASLYTSDHGALQVAIGLLPIGAAFQLGDCLQAAAGGGLRGYKVGSLPMWIMGLSFWVIAVPLGYWLAFSPIAGGAPLGARGFWYGLTAGLFVAALLLTISLLRVNRQRLVAQSGHAH, from the coding sequence ATGACGTTCCGTACCCGATTTGCCCCCCACATTGCCGAAGGCAATGCCCTTGCTCGCCTGGCCGGCCCCACCATCGTTGCGGGCTTGTCCCAGCTGCTGATGGGCTTTGTGGATACCGTCATGGCAGGCCAAACTGGCGCAGTTTCCTTGGCTGGCGTATCGCTGGGCCTGAACACCTGGGTCATCCCCTTTGTTACCCTGTTTGGCCTGCTCAGTGCCATTGGCCCCTTCATTGCCAATCACTATGGGGCCAAAACCTACGCGCAGATTCCCGGATTGGCCATGCAAGGGATATGGCTGGCCTTGATCTGCGGCGTGCTGGTGGTGCTCCTGCTGCTCGGTTGCAGCCAGCTTTTCCACCTGACCGGTGCGCAACCGGAAGTGGTGGCACAGGCACGGGTCTACCTGTACGGCATGATATTTGGTACCCCTGCGGCCCTGCTGTTCCGGGTGCTCACCTTTTACTCCGCCAGTGTTTCGCTCACCCGCCCGATGATGGTGATCGGACTTGGATCGTTATTGCTCAACATCCCCTTGAACTGGTTGCTGATCTACGGCCACTGGGGCCTGCCCGCCATGGGCGGGGCTGGTTGTGGCTGGGCCAGCGGCATCAGCATGTGGGCAGGCTTCTTCGTCATGCTGTGGCATGTCCGCCGACACCGCAACTACGCCTCATTCCGCCTGCCACTGCGGCTGCCGCGGCCGGACTGGAGTCTGATCAAGCCCATCTTGCGACTGGGTGCCACCATTGGCGTGACCTACCTGTTTGAAGTAGCGGCCTTTGCCAGTGTCAGCCTGTTTCTGGCCTCACTGGGGGCCGAAGTGGTGGCGGGCCATCAGATCGTGATGAATTTTGCGGCCCTGATGTTCATGGTACCCAGCAACCTGGGGCATGCCCTCACCGTGCGCATCGGGCAGCACATTGGCGCGGGGCGACCCGATCAGGCACGGCGGGTCTCCATGGTCGCCCTGCTGATGGTCAGTGGTTTTGCGCTGCTGTCGGGCTCGCTGATGTTCCTGTTCCCCATGCAGATTGCCAGCCTGTACACCAGTGATCACGGCGCATTGCAGGTCGCCATTGGCTTGTTGCCCATCGGAGCAGCCTTTCAGCTGGGCGACTGCCTGCAGGCCGCTGCAGGCGGTGGTTTGCGGGGCTACAAGGTAGGTTCGCTGCCGATGTGGATCATGGGCCTGTCGTTCTGGGTGATTGCGGTACCGCTGGGTTACTGGCTGGCCTTTTCCCCCATCGCAGGGGGGGCGCCATTGGGCGCACGCGGCTTCTGGTACGGGCTGACCGCCGGGCTGTTTGTGGCGGCACTGCTGCTCACCATCAGCCTGTTGCGCGTCAACCGGCAGCGGCTTGTGGCACAATCCGGCCATGCGCATTGA
- the murB gene encoding UDP-N-acetylmuramate dehydrogenase: MRIEPHASLTPYHTFAVAAHVRWLVHIEQDDELWPALNDPRWTGLPRLILGGGSNLLPTGDFAGVVFRLCTQGKQCVAEDAASLWVEAAAGETWHPFVQWTLSQGGYGLENLSLIPGTVGAAPIQNIGAYGVELKDCFEQLTLLDARDGSLHTLNREQCAFGYRDSVFKHAWREHGIVLRVRFRLNKTATVHTGYGELQKELDAMQVSAPTPLDVAQAVIRVRQRKLPDPAVIGNAGSFFKNPLVPAAQAAALLAQYPNLVHYPATAGQVKLAAGWLIDQCGWKGRQQGAAGVYERQALVLVNHGGASGGEVLALAQAIQRDVMQRFGIALEPEPIIL; encoded by the coding sequence ATGCGCATTGAACCTCACGCGTCGCTGACGCCGTACCACACCTTTGCCGTTGCCGCCCACGTCCGCTGGCTGGTCCACATCGAACAGGATGATGAACTCTGGCCCGCACTGAACGATCCGCGCTGGACAGGGCTACCGCGCCTGATTCTGGGCGGCGGCAGCAACCTGCTGCCCACCGGTGACTTTGCCGGGGTGGTGTTCCGCCTGTGCACACAGGGCAAGCAATGCGTGGCCGAAGATGCCGCGTCCCTGTGGGTGGAGGCGGCCGCTGGCGAGACCTGGCATCCTTTTGTGCAGTGGACGCTGTCTCAAGGTGGCTACGGGCTGGAGAACCTGTCGCTGATCCCCGGCACGGTGGGCGCGGCCCCCATCCAGAATATTGGCGCCTACGGGGTAGAGCTGAAAGATTGCTTCGAGCAGCTCACCCTGCTGGATGCACGCGACGGTAGCCTGCATACCCTGAACCGGGAACAGTGCGCCTTTGGCTATCGCGACAGCGTGTTCAAGCACGCCTGGCGCGAGCATGGCATTGTGCTGCGGGTTCGTTTCCGCCTGAACAAGACCGCCACCGTACATACCGGCTATGGCGAATTGCAGAAAGAGCTGGACGCCATGCAGGTCAGCGCCCCCACGCCGCTAGACGTGGCACAGGCAGTGATTCGGGTACGTCAGCGCAAGCTGCCGGACCCGGCCGTGATCGGCAACGCCGGCAGCTTTTTCAAAAATCCGCTGGTACCCGCCGCGCAAGCGGCTGCCTTGCTGGCGCAATACCCGAATCTGGTGCACTACCCGGCCACTGCCGGGCAGGTCAAACTGGCTGCAGGCTGGCTGATCGACCAGTGCGGCTGGAAAGGCCGTCAACAGGGTGCGGCCGGGGTGTATGAGCGGCAGGCGCTGGTACTGGTCAACCACGGCGGCGCCAGCGGTGGCGAAGTGCTGGCGCTGGCACAGGCGATTCAGCGCGACGTGATGCAACGCTTCGGGATCGCGCTGGAGCCCGAACCCATCATCCTGTAG
- a CDS encoding multifunctional CCA addition/repair protein, producing MQDPLLQGLQVYRVGGAVRDRLLGLPVKDHDYVVVGARAEELLSRGFQPVGRDFPVFLHPVSHEEYALARTERKSGSGYTGFVVHADPEVTLEQDLARRDLTINAMAEGADGLLLDPYGGEADLRAGLLRHVSPAFVEDPVRVLRLARFAARFGFQTAPETAVLLQQLVQSGELDHLVAERVWQEFAKGLMEARPSLMIRSLRESGALAVILPELDRLFGVPQPPLHHPEVDSGEHVLLALDLAAEEGASLAVRWAVLLHDLGKGLTDPADWPRHHGHEQAGVPVVSAVCERLKLPAALRELAELVCLLHLQIHRLAELRPSTVLKLLERADAVRRPDRFAELVQACRFDAQGRTGLQQRAYPQQAQWLELQQAARAVDAGAVAKACAKPQAIPQAVHDARLQAVSAILAAQRSGATG from the coding sequence ATGCAGGATCCCTTGTTGCAAGGCTTGCAGGTCTACCGGGTGGGGGGTGCGGTGCGCGACCGTCTGCTGGGGCTGCCGGTCAAGGACCATGACTACGTGGTGGTTGGCGCACGAGCGGAAGAGTTGCTGAGCCGGGGCTTTCAGCCGGTGGGGCGGGATTTTCCGGTGTTCCTGCACCCGGTCAGCCACGAGGAGTACGCGCTGGCGCGTACCGAACGCAAGTCGGGCAGTGGCTATACCGGCTTTGTGGTACACGCTGATCCGGAAGTTACGCTGGAGCAAGACCTGGCCCGGCGGGATCTCACCATCAATGCCATGGCGGAAGGCGCAGATGGCCTGCTGCTTGACCCCTACGGCGGTGAGGCGGATTTGCGCGCCGGGCTGCTGCGGCACGTGAGCCCGGCGTTTGTGGAAGACCCGGTGCGGGTGTTGCGGCTGGCCCGCTTTGCCGCCCGCTTTGGTTTTCAGACAGCACCGGAAACCGCTGTCTTGCTACAGCAGCTGGTGCAGAGCGGTGAGCTGGACCATCTGGTTGCTGAGCGGGTGTGGCAGGAATTTGCCAAGGGACTGATGGAAGCCCGGCCTTCGCTGATGATCCGCAGCCTGCGGGAAAGTGGGGCGCTGGCGGTGATCCTGCCCGAGCTGGATCGGCTGTTCGGGGTGCCGCAACCGCCACTGCATCATCCGGAAGTGGACAGTGGCGAGCACGTACTGCTGGCATTGGACCTCGCGGCAGAGGAAGGCGCGTCGCTGGCGGTGCGCTGGGCGGTGTTGCTGCATGATCTGGGCAAGGGACTGACGGATCCGGCGGATTGGCCCCGTCATCATGGGCATGAGCAGGCTGGCGTGCCTGTGGTCAGCGCGGTGTGCGAGCGTCTGAAGCTGCCCGCCGCCTTGCGTGAGCTGGCCGAGCTGGTGTGCCTGTTGCATTTGCAGATTCACCGTCTGGCCGAGCTGCGGCCGAGCACGGTACTCAAGTTGCTGGAGCGGGCGGACGCTGTCCGTCGTCCCGATCGCTTTGCCGAGCTGGTGCAGGCGTGCCGCTTTGATGCGCAAGGGCGAACCGGGCTGCAGCAACGTGCCTATCCGCAGCAGGCGCAGTGGCTGGAGCTGCAGCAGGCGGCGAGGGCGGTGGATGCCGGGGCAGTGGCCAAGGCGTGCGCCAAACCGCAGGCCATTCCGCAAGCGGTACATGATGCGCGCTTGCAGGCGGTCAGTGCCATTTTGGCCGCGCAGCGCAGCGGCGCTACAGGATGA
- a CDS encoding accessory factor UbiK family protein, translated as MLRDKLKDELSQKFSELLANSPAKDLEKNVKAMLGSAFGKLDLVTREEFDVQTQVLARTREQLAALEARLQALETPPQPHEADEA; from the coding sequence ATGTTGCGAGACAAACTGAAGGATGAGCTGTCACAGAAATTCTCTGAATTGCTGGCCAACAGCCCGGCCAAAGATCTGGAGAAGAACGTCAAGGCCATGCTGGGTAGCGCATTCGGCAAGCTGGATCTGGTGACCCGCGAAGAGTTTGATGTACAGACCCAGGTGTTGGCGCGAACCCGTGAGCAGCTCGCCGCGCTGGAGGCGCGGCTGCAGGCACTGGAAACGCCGCCACAGCCGCATGAGGCGGATGAGGCCTGA
- a CDS encoding P-II family nitrogen regulator, whose amino-acid sequence MKFISAVIKPFKLDEVREALSAIGVQGLTVSEVKGFGRQKGHTELYRGAEYVVDFLPKVKLEVALDDALVDQAVEAIEQAARTGKIGDGKVFVFDLEQVVRIRTGESGSDAL is encoded by the coding sequence ATGAAGTTCATTTCAGCGGTAATCAAGCCATTCAAACTGGACGAGGTGCGCGAAGCCTTGTCCGCCATCGGCGTGCAAGGATTGACCGTCAGCGAGGTCAAAGGTTTCGGACGCCAGAAGGGGCACACCGAGTTATATCGGGGCGCCGAGTATGTGGTGGACTTCTTGCCCAAAGTCAAACTGGAAGTCGCCCTGGACGACGCCTTGGTCGATCAGGCGGTGGAGGCCATTGAACAGGCCGCGCGCACCGGCAAGATCGGTGATGGCAAGGTGTTTGTATTCGATCTGGAACAAGTGGTCCGCATTCGCACTGGCGAAAGCGGTTCTGACGCCCTGTAA